From Quercus lobata isolate SW786 chromosome 1, ValleyOak3.0 Primary Assembly, whole genome shotgun sequence, one genomic window encodes:
- the LOC115982727 gene encoding RINT1-like protein MAG2L isoform X2 produces MEPTVSSPPPPPPTPPLPAVLPKPSDLSPHQLEFLDQHFRTHQDLLSKTPHLFSSLDKRCSDLDTHLLSLGTSLTKRAVSWISRSFAAKTSLHNLNLKLHNLNLRTVPQDGFGSKILGEELPLALLAKQVRQIESIRNYIETALRLEALVGDLEDAVFCVVNRHSGFLFSAKDSGPKQEKLLQAIKAMNDIEEALVNVVKFHPQWRNLLISVDNRVDKILAVIRPQVFADHRALLGSLGWPPKLLTSKIESGQISGLPNPLVLMQGDKRERYSHSFIALCALQHLQKRREERQRNLFGKKEYSMQLWAIDELVSPIASRMEYHFSKWADQPEFIFALMYKITRDFIVGVDDVLQPLIDRARLVSCSAREAWVSAMIQMLSAFLAKRFFSGLAERYKEKHMTSEVMTSWLHLMDLIIAFDKQMQLLVNLETGLFLAESERFEGLSRGISVLMIFHDRPDWLKIWAKMELKDACKKLKAEVKDERAWIVDNKHGLATYTEQYVLSTREDHKAPFIAESALKISWELIERCRTMPATLLRLRFIRSTAVKFLWYFFEVLLFRFKGTEFSPDNYDDGALIRLCGLINAARYVDSKLQEWSDDVDFLEMRIAEIDSNLHNKDEGIDWGCFFGEEIKNLSELETNWLMEIIAVILRAFENLSWEYVQNKEHFEEEQEVLSPVRLSATMDLVVCTDFVEALDVLRSQLQVLKTSLNPKDFLDLWRSVAEGLDHFISCSILSSEIHFSDRGVGQFETDMQALFCIFQPFCARPQAFFPCIKETLKLLKLKKEEVKHLQVVLSTGENGIKYLHLSGISQIPFDQVDRVLRNRKFGT; encoded by the exons ATGGAACCCACAGTgtcatcaccaccaccaccaccaccaactcCTCCACTTCCAGCGGTTTTGCCCAAACCCAGTGATCTCTCCCCACATCAGTTGGAGTTTCTCGACCAACATTTCCGAACCCACCAAGATCTCCTCTCCAAAACTCCCCATCTCTTCTCATCACTCGACAAACGCTGCTCTGATCTCGACACCCATCTACTCTCCCTCGGGACAAGCCTCACCAAACGCGCCGTTTCATGGATCTCTCGTTCCTTCGCTGCCAAAACCTCCCTTCACAATCTCAATCTCAAACTGCACAACCTCAACCTCCGCACTGTTCCACAAG ATGGGTTTGGTTCGAAGATACTGGGTGAAGAGTTGCCTCTGGCTTTACTTGCTAAGCAAGTCAGGCAAATTGAGAGTATTCGCAATTATATTG AAACTGCTCTACGGTTGGAAGCTCTGGTTGGGGATCTTGAAGATGCTGTTTTCTGTGTTGTGAATCGCCACTCTGGGTTCCTCTTCTCAGCAAAG GACTCTGGACCAAAGCAAGAAAAGTTGCTTCAAGCCATAAAAGCCATGAATGATATTGAAGAAGCATTAGTAAATGTTGTGAAGTTCCACCCTCAGTGGCGTAATCTTTTGATATCTGTTGATAATAGGGTAGATAAAATTTTGGCGGTTATTAGGCCACAAGTTTTTGCCGATCACCGAGCTCTTCTTGGTTCTCTTGGATGGCCACCAAAACTTTTAACATCTAAAATTGAAAGCGGACAAATATCTGGCCTCCCTAACCCTCTAGTTTTGATGCAAGGTgacaaaagagagagatattCTCATAGCTTTATAGCTCTTTGTGCTTTGCAGCATCTGCAGAAACGGAGGGAAGAACGACAGCGTAATCTTTTTGGGAAAAAGGAGTACAGTATGCAGCTTTGGGCTATTGATGAACTGGTATCTCCTATTGCATCACGGATGGAATACCACTTCTCAAAATGGGCTGATCAGCCTGAGTTTATTTTTGCTCTTATGTATAAAATTACTAGGGATTTTATCGTTGGAGTGGATGATGTGTTGCAACCTTTGATTGATAGAGCAAGACTGGTAAGTTGTAGTGCTAGAGAAGCTTGGGTGTCTGCAATGATCCAAATGCTGTCTGCCTTTTTAGCAAAGAGATTTTTCTCTGGTCTTGCTGAAAGATACAAAGAAAAACATATGACATCTGAAGTTATGACTTCATGGCTTCATCTGATGGACCTTATAATTGCTTTTGACAAACAGATGCAATTGCTTGTAAATTTGGAAACTGGTCTCTTCCTGGCAGAGTCTGAAAGGTTTGAAGGCCTTTCAAGAGGCATATCAGTATTAATGATATTCCATGATAGGCCTGATTGGCTCAAGATTTGGGCAAAGATGGAGCTCAAGGATGCTTGTAAGAAACTAAAGGCAGAAGTGAAAGATGAGAGAGCTTGGATAGTTGATAATAAACATGGATTGGCAACATACACTGAGCAATATGTTCTTTCTACTAGAGAAGATCATAAAGCTCCGTTCATTGCAGAATCCGCCCTTAAAATTTCCTGGGAATTGATTGAACGATGCCGAACTATGCCAGCCACATTACTACGCCTACGATTTATCAGATCAACTGCAGTCAAATTCCTCTGGTACTTTTTTGAAGTACTGCTTTTCCGCTTCAAGGGAACCGAATTCTCTCCTGACAATTATGATGATGGTGCATTGATCAGATTATGTGGACTGATTAATGCTGCCAGGTATGTTGATTCTAAACTGCAAGAATGGAGTGATGATGTGGACTTTCTTGAGATGAGAATTGCTGAAATTGATTCCAACCTCCATAACAAAGATGAAGGTATTGACTGGGGGTgcttttttggagaagaaataaaaaatttgtctgAACTCGAGACCAATTGGCTTATGGAGATAATTGCTGTTATTCTTCGTGCATTTGAAAATCTTTCATGGGAATATGTCCAAAATAAGGAACATTTTGAGGAAGAGCAAGAAGTTTTGTCTCCAGTTAGATTATCAGCAACCATGGATCTAGTTGTATGCACTGATTTTGTTGAAGCATTAGATGTTCTAAGAAGTCAGCTTCAAGTTTTGAAGACAAGCCTCAATCCAAAAGACTTCTTGGATTTATGGAGAAGTGTTGCTGAAGGACTTGACCATTTCATTTCTTGCAGCATTCTCTCAAGTGAGATTCACTTTTCTGACAGGGGGGTCGGTCAGTTTGAAACTGATATGCAAGcattgttttgtatttttcagCCTTTTTGTGCTCGGCCCCAAGCGTTTTTCCCTTGTATTAAAGAGACTCTTAAGCTTTTAAAATTGAAGAAGGAAGAGGTTAAGCATTTGCAAGTAGTTTTATCCACCGGAGAAAATGGAATAAAATACTTGCATCTTTCTGGAATTTCTCAAATACCTTTTGATCAAGTTGATAGAGTTTTGAGGAACAGGAAGTTTGGAACTTGA
- the LOC115982738 gene encoding urease accessory protein F, which yields MEAGTELNKESEKCTSMDSHLQWSQWQLLDSILPTGGFAHSFGLEAAIQTRIVSGPEDLRTFVIHVLENTGSLLLPFVYSATLSPNLETWHKLDRTLDAMLTNEVGRKASIAQGSALIRVAAAVFSEIPSLKSMRDTSLGSGVVSFHHAPIFGLICGLLGLDSRTSQRAYLFITTRDVISAATRLNLVGPMGAAVLQHQIVLLAEAILEKWMDRNAEEACQTIPLLDTVQGCHGYLFSRMFCS from the coding sequence ATGGAGGCTGGGACGGAATTGAATAAAGAAAGTGAGAAATGTACTTCCATGGACTCTCATTTACAGTGGAGTCAGTGGCAATTGCTTGATTCCATCCTTCCTACAGGTGGGTTTGCTCATTCTTTTGGTCTTGAGGCAGCAATCCAAACTCGTATAGTATCAGGTCCTGAGGATCTTCGAACTTTTGTGATCCATGTGTTAGAGAATACTGGAAGCTTACTCCTTCCTTTTGTTTATTCTGCAACCTTGTCACCTAATTTGGAAACCTGGCATAAACTTGACAGAACATTAGATGCAATGCTCACAAATGAAGTGGGTCGAAAGGCATCAATTGCACAAGGATCAGCACTTATAAGAGTGGCTGCTGCTGTCTTTTCAGAAATCCCCTCTCTTAAATCCATGAGAGATACCTCTCTGGGTTCTGGGGTTGTTTCTTTTCACCATGCTCCTATATTTGGGCTTATATGTGGACTTCTTGGGTTGGATAGTAGAACCTCTCAGAGAGCTTACTTGTTTATTACAACGAGGGATGTTATCTCTGCTGCAACAAGGTTGAATTTGGTAGGACCTATGGGTGCAGCTGTATTGCAGCATCAAATTGTTCTTCTTGCTGAAGCTATCCTGGAAAAGTGGATGGACCGTAATGCTGAGGAAGCATGCCAAACAATTCCTTTGCTTGATACTGTGCAGGGTTGCCATGGTTACCTGTTTTCTAGAATGTTCTGCTCttga
- the LOC115982727 gene encoding RINT1-like protein MAG2L isoform X1: MEPTVSSPPPPPPTPPLPAVLPKPSDLSPHQLEFLDQHFRTHQDLLSKTPHLFSSLDKRCSDLDTHLLSLGTSLTKRAVSWISRSFAAKTSLHNLNLKLHNLNLRTVPQDGFGSKILGEELPLALLAKQVRQIESIRNYIETALRLEALVGDLEDAVFCVVNRHSGFLFSAKVLKSSIATDSGPKQEKLLQAIKAMNDIEEALVNVVKFHPQWRNLLISVDNRVDKILAVIRPQVFADHRALLGSLGWPPKLLTSKIESGQISGLPNPLVLMQGDKRERYSHSFIALCALQHLQKRREERQRNLFGKKEYSMQLWAIDELVSPIASRMEYHFSKWADQPEFIFALMYKITRDFIVGVDDVLQPLIDRARLVSCSAREAWVSAMIQMLSAFLAKRFFSGLAERYKEKHMTSEVMTSWLHLMDLIIAFDKQMQLLVNLETGLFLAESERFEGLSRGISVLMIFHDRPDWLKIWAKMELKDACKKLKAEVKDERAWIVDNKHGLATYTEQYVLSTREDHKAPFIAESALKISWELIERCRTMPATLLRLRFIRSTAVKFLWYFFEVLLFRFKGTEFSPDNYDDGALIRLCGLINAARYVDSKLQEWSDDVDFLEMRIAEIDSNLHNKDEGIDWGCFFGEEIKNLSELETNWLMEIIAVILRAFENLSWEYVQNKEHFEEEQEVLSPVRLSATMDLVVCTDFVEALDVLRSQLQVLKTSLNPKDFLDLWRSVAEGLDHFISCSILSSEIHFSDRGVGQFETDMQALFCIFQPFCARPQAFFPCIKETLKLLKLKKEEVKHLQVVLSTGENGIKYLHLSGISQIPFDQVDRVLRNRKFGT; this comes from the exons ATGGAACCCACAGTgtcatcaccaccaccaccaccaccaactcCTCCACTTCCAGCGGTTTTGCCCAAACCCAGTGATCTCTCCCCACATCAGTTGGAGTTTCTCGACCAACATTTCCGAACCCACCAAGATCTCCTCTCCAAAACTCCCCATCTCTTCTCATCACTCGACAAACGCTGCTCTGATCTCGACACCCATCTACTCTCCCTCGGGACAAGCCTCACCAAACGCGCCGTTTCATGGATCTCTCGTTCCTTCGCTGCCAAAACCTCCCTTCACAATCTCAATCTCAAACTGCACAACCTCAACCTCCGCACTGTTCCACAAG ATGGGTTTGGTTCGAAGATACTGGGTGAAGAGTTGCCTCTGGCTTTACTTGCTAAGCAAGTCAGGCAAATTGAGAGTATTCGCAATTATATTG AAACTGCTCTACGGTTGGAAGCTCTGGTTGGGGATCTTGAAGATGCTGTTTTCTGTGTTGTGAATCGCCACTCTGGGTTCCTCTTCTCAGCAAAGGTTTTAAAGTCATCAATTGCTACT GACTCTGGACCAAAGCAAGAAAAGTTGCTTCAAGCCATAAAAGCCATGAATGATATTGAAGAAGCATTAGTAAATGTTGTGAAGTTCCACCCTCAGTGGCGTAATCTTTTGATATCTGTTGATAATAGGGTAGATAAAATTTTGGCGGTTATTAGGCCACAAGTTTTTGCCGATCACCGAGCTCTTCTTGGTTCTCTTGGATGGCCACCAAAACTTTTAACATCTAAAATTGAAAGCGGACAAATATCTGGCCTCCCTAACCCTCTAGTTTTGATGCAAGGTgacaaaagagagagatattCTCATAGCTTTATAGCTCTTTGTGCTTTGCAGCATCTGCAGAAACGGAGGGAAGAACGACAGCGTAATCTTTTTGGGAAAAAGGAGTACAGTATGCAGCTTTGGGCTATTGATGAACTGGTATCTCCTATTGCATCACGGATGGAATACCACTTCTCAAAATGGGCTGATCAGCCTGAGTTTATTTTTGCTCTTATGTATAAAATTACTAGGGATTTTATCGTTGGAGTGGATGATGTGTTGCAACCTTTGATTGATAGAGCAAGACTGGTAAGTTGTAGTGCTAGAGAAGCTTGGGTGTCTGCAATGATCCAAATGCTGTCTGCCTTTTTAGCAAAGAGATTTTTCTCTGGTCTTGCTGAAAGATACAAAGAAAAACATATGACATCTGAAGTTATGACTTCATGGCTTCATCTGATGGACCTTATAATTGCTTTTGACAAACAGATGCAATTGCTTGTAAATTTGGAAACTGGTCTCTTCCTGGCAGAGTCTGAAAGGTTTGAAGGCCTTTCAAGAGGCATATCAGTATTAATGATATTCCATGATAGGCCTGATTGGCTCAAGATTTGGGCAAAGATGGAGCTCAAGGATGCTTGTAAGAAACTAAAGGCAGAAGTGAAAGATGAGAGAGCTTGGATAGTTGATAATAAACATGGATTGGCAACATACACTGAGCAATATGTTCTTTCTACTAGAGAAGATCATAAAGCTCCGTTCATTGCAGAATCCGCCCTTAAAATTTCCTGGGAATTGATTGAACGATGCCGAACTATGCCAGCCACATTACTACGCCTACGATTTATCAGATCAACTGCAGTCAAATTCCTCTGGTACTTTTTTGAAGTACTGCTTTTCCGCTTCAAGGGAACCGAATTCTCTCCTGACAATTATGATGATGGTGCATTGATCAGATTATGTGGACTGATTAATGCTGCCAGGTATGTTGATTCTAAACTGCAAGAATGGAGTGATGATGTGGACTTTCTTGAGATGAGAATTGCTGAAATTGATTCCAACCTCCATAACAAAGATGAAGGTATTGACTGGGGGTgcttttttggagaagaaataaaaaatttgtctgAACTCGAGACCAATTGGCTTATGGAGATAATTGCTGTTATTCTTCGTGCATTTGAAAATCTTTCATGGGAATATGTCCAAAATAAGGAACATTTTGAGGAAGAGCAAGAAGTTTTGTCTCCAGTTAGATTATCAGCAACCATGGATCTAGTTGTATGCACTGATTTTGTTGAAGCATTAGATGTTCTAAGAAGTCAGCTTCAAGTTTTGAAGACAAGCCTCAATCCAAAAGACTTCTTGGATTTATGGAGAAGTGTTGCTGAAGGACTTGACCATTTCATTTCTTGCAGCATTCTCTCAAGTGAGATTCACTTTTCTGACAGGGGGGTCGGTCAGTTTGAAACTGATATGCAAGcattgttttgtatttttcagCCTTTTTGTGCTCGGCCCCAAGCGTTTTTCCCTTGTATTAAAGAGACTCTTAAGCTTTTAAAATTGAAGAAGGAAGAGGTTAAGCATTTGCAAGTAGTTTTATCCACCGGAGAAAATGGAATAAAATACTTGCATCTTTCTGGAATTTCTCAAATACCTTTTGATCAAGTTGATAGAGTTTTGAGGAACAGGAAGTTTGGAACTTGA